A single Natranaerobius thermophilus JW/NM-WN-LF DNA region contains:
- a CDS encoding NAD(P)/FAD-dependent oxidoreductase, which produces MVYNELFQRGRIGKLTIKNRTVMPAMGTSLAEPTGEPSEEMIKYYEERAKNGCGLIITEITRVDEDYGVGTANQLSATSPQHIPGLEKLARRVQIHDSKLFVQLHHPGRQGHARLIGDKQIIAPSELECQVTKEKPRAMTTEEAEGLVKKFVKGAVISQKAGVDGVEIHGAHGYLINQFLSPYTNRRTDKYGGNFENRMRFLTEIIVGIKYMCGNDFPISVRLSADEFNPKGIDLQEGTKIAKYLESIGVDAINVSCGSYETGTTIIEPNAFQQGWKKHLAAKIRLKLNIPVIAVNNIKEPQIAEQMLSDQVCDFVGLGRSQLADPQWIYKAYQGKDEMIRPCISCLYCIEQLMGGRKFKCSVNPYLGREQEFSQLTVDGQGDTVAIIGGGPAGMVAAETLALRGFTPVIFEKEQELGGTLLTADKTPHKEQITRYVKYMEKRLTELNVKLNLGQEATVDTIKALSPKAVFVAAGANPIVPKDISGIDKDHVYTVFDVLKGEVELTNQHVAVIGSGLTGLETAELLGQQGNKISVVEMAKEIGPSVYRNILADITGRLKHYDVNYMPLQQLKKVTDNSIITLDRQKSTLAELEVDAVVLALGVTPNTKLAEEFYQSFENCYYIGDIVEAARIPEAVRDGLEKGSIL; this is translated from the coding sequence ATGGTTTATAATGAATTATTTCAAAGAGGAAGAATTGGAAAGTTAACTATCAAAAATCGAACAGTCATGCCTGCCATGGGAACTTCCCTGGCGGAACCAACAGGTGAGCCTTCAGAAGAGATGATTAAGTATTATGAAGAACGGGCAAAAAATGGCTGTGGTTTAATAATCACCGAGATTACTAGAGTAGATGAAGATTACGGAGTCGGGACTGCCAATCAGCTATCAGCTACAAGTCCACAGCACATTCCGGGTCTGGAAAAACTGGCAAGAAGGGTACAAATCCACGATTCCAAATTATTTGTACAGCTTCATCATCCTGGTCGCCAGGGGCATGCTAGATTAATTGGCGACAAACAGATAATCGCTCCCAGTGAATTAGAATGTCAGGTCACCAAAGAAAAACCTCGAGCCATGACTACAGAAGAAGCGGAAGGTCTGGTTAAAAAATTCGTTAAAGGAGCTGTCATATCTCAAAAGGCAGGAGTAGATGGAGTGGAAATCCACGGGGCTCACGGGTATCTGATCAATCAATTCTTAAGCCCTTATACCAACAGGCGAACAGATAAGTATGGAGGCAACTTCGAAAATAGAATGCGCTTCCTCACGGAAATTATTGTTGGTATTAAGTATATGTGCGGAAATGACTTTCCCATCAGTGTGCGTTTAAGTGCCGATGAATTCAATCCCAAAGGTATCGATTTGCAAGAAGGTACTAAAATCGCTAAATACCTGGAAAGTATCGGAGTTGACGCCATTAATGTCAGCTGTGGAAGCTATGAAACTGGTACTACAATAATTGAACCAAATGCCTTCCAACAGGGCTGGAAAAAACATTTGGCTGCTAAAATCAGGCTCAAACTAAATATACCTGTTATAGCTGTCAATAACATCAAAGAACCACAAATTGCAGAACAAATGCTGTCAGATCAAGTTTGTGATTTTGTCGGCCTGGGAAGATCCCAGCTTGCTGATCCCCAGTGGATCTATAAGGCATATCAAGGTAAAGATGAGATGATAAGACCTTGTATTTCGTGCCTATATTGCATTGAACAACTTATGGGAGGGAGAAAATTCAAGTGTTCCGTTAACCCCTATCTGGGAAGAGAACAAGAGTTTAGCCAGTTAACAGTTGATGGCCAAGGAGATACGGTAGCTATAATAGGAGGAGGACCCGCCGGAATGGTGGCAGCAGAAACCCTGGCTTTGAGAGGATTTACACCGGTCATTTTCGAAAAGGAACAAGAACTTGGAGGTACCTTACTGACTGCAGACAAAACACCACACAAAGAACAAATCACCCGATACGTCAAGTATATGGAAAAAAGACTGACAGAACTTAATGTAAAGTTGAATCTAGGTCAGGAAGCTACAGTAGATACTATCAAAGCACTGTCACCAAAAGCCGTCTTTGTCGCTGCCGGAGCTAATCCCATTGTACCAAAGGATATATCCGGTATAGATAAGGATCATGTTTACACTGTCTTTGATGTATTGAAAGGTGAAGTAGAATTAACAAATCAGCATGTTGCCGTTATTGGTTCTGGACTCACCGGACTTGAAACTGCCGAACTCCTCGGACAACAGGGCAATAAAATTTCCGTCGTTGAAATGGCCAAAGAAATTGGACCAAGTGTATATCGCAATATTTTAGCAGATATAACCGGTAGATTGAAACACTATGATGTAAACTACATGCCCCTACAGCAATTGAAAAAAGTCACCGATAATAGCATCATTACCTTGGACAGACAGAAATCTACTTTGGCAGAACTCGAAGTCGATGCCGTAGTCCTGGCTTTAGGAGTTACTCCAAACACAAAACTTGCCGAAGAGTTTTATCAATCCTTTGAAAACTGTTATTACATTGGTGACATTGTAGAAGCTGCTAGAATTCCAGAAGCTGTGAGAGACGGCTTGGAAAAAGGAAGTATCTTATAA
- the yedE gene encoding YedE family putative selenium transporter yields MRGGININEKRIIIITGIVFGLLGGGLVLLGNPDNMGFCIACFLRDIAGSLGMHQASVVQYIRPEVIGLILGAFIISKANGEFRPTAGSATATRFLLAVFIMFGALIFLGCPLRMVLRLAGGDLTSLPAFLGFIVGIIIGTEFLKNGFNLGRSYRQSSFEGYIAPLTSVVLLLLLIMAPGVLIFSQEGPGSLSAPIVVSLIAGLVGGALAQRSRLCMAGGIRDIYLIRDFTLFTGFIFIFIVALVFNLIAGQFQLGFEGQPVAHTDHLLSFLGMALVGICAILLGGCPLRQLILAGSGDGDGAVAVFGMIVGGALAHNLGVAASPEGVSTEGIITLIIGFIFVLVTAFMNMETIGLSSSSKVRQ; encoded by the coding sequence TTGAGAGGAGGGATTAATATTAACGAGAAGAGGATTATTATAATTACAGGAATAGTTTTCGGCCTTTTGGGTGGAGGTTTGGTGTTACTAGGTAATCCAGATAACATGGGTTTTTGTATCGCCTGTTTTTTAAGGGATATCGCTGGTAGTTTAGGGATGCATCAGGCTTCTGTAGTACAGTACATACGCCCGGAAGTAATTGGATTAATACTTGGTGCTTTTATTATTTCTAAGGCTAATGGAGAATTTCGTCCAACAGCGGGATCAGCTACTGCTACTAGGTTTTTATTGGCAGTATTTATCATGTTTGGGGCATTGATTTTCTTAGGATGTCCGCTTAGAATGGTGCTAAGGCTTGCAGGAGGAGACCTAACCAGTTTACCGGCTTTTCTAGGTTTTATTGTGGGCATAATAATAGGAACGGAGTTTTTGAAAAATGGCTTCAATCTGGGCAGGAGTTACAGGCAGAGTTCTTTTGAAGGATACATTGCACCATTAACTTCAGTAGTTCTTTTATTATTACTTATTATGGCACCGGGAGTTCTAATTTTCAGCCAGGAAGGTCCTGGGTCCTTGAGTGCTCCCATTGTAGTGTCATTAATAGCGGGACTGGTTGGTGGAGCTCTAGCCCAGCGTTCTCGTTTGTGTATGGCAGGCGGAATTAGGGATATATATCTAATAAGAGACTTTACTTTATTTACTGGCTTTATATTCATTTTCATAGTGGCATTAGTCTTTAATTTGATTGCAGGGCAATTTCAACTAGGTTTTGAGGGTCAGCCTGTAGCCCATACAGATCACTTACTTAGCTTTTTAGGTATGGCTCTTGTGGGTATTTGTGCAATTCTATTAGGTGGTTGTCCTTTGAGACAGTTGATTTTGGCAGGATCCGGTGACGGTGATGGAGCAGTAGCCGTATTTGGTATGATAGTCGGCGGCGCTTTGGCACACAATTTAGGTGTAGCTGCCAGTCCCGAAGGTGTTAGCACCGAGGGAATAATAACACTGATTATAGGATTTATATTTGTTTTGGTAACCGCGTTTATGAATATGGAGACTATTGGTTTAAGCAGTAGTTCAAAAGTGCGACAATAG
- a CDS encoding SDR family NAD(P)-dependent oxidoreductase yields the protein MKEFKNKVAVITGAANGIGKELAYESARREMKVVLVDIDETNLKKVEQELSDMGTQVLSITADVTLYENVERVKDETLNKFGQVDLLFNNAGVVVSGPVWEMPTKEWDYITASNIHSVIYGMKAFIPVMMEQGTDCHIVNTASVAGLLSTPGMPAYHMSKFANVGLTEATNHQLRAMNSNIKMSVYCPGFIQTDLHNCDDRRPQRFAIDPDEPYYQSTSYMLGREKARYVIETGIPSDSVGLAVFTAIEEERFYILTHPQYNSVIGKRIKDMLEGIEPDPSMFIR from the coding sequence ATGAAAGAATTCAAAAATAAGGTGGCGGTTATCACGGGGGCGGCCAATGGAATTGGTAAAGAACTGGCCTATGAAAGTGCCCGAAGAGAAATGAAGGTGGTACTGGTTGACATAGATGAAACTAATCTTAAAAAGGTTGAACAGGAGCTATCAGATATGGGCACCCAGGTCCTGTCTATAACAGCTGATGTCACGTTATATGAAAATGTAGAACGAGTAAAAGACGAAACTTTAAATAAGTTCGGACAGGTTGATTTGCTATTCAATAATGCAGGTGTGGTAGTTTCTGGTCCTGTTTGGGAAATGCCAACTAAGGAATGGGATTACATTACCGCTTCAAATATTCATAGCGTCATATATGGAATGAAAGCTTTTATACCTGTAATGATGGAACAGGGAACGGATTGTCATATAGTGAATACAGCTTCAGTGGCGGGACTGCTTTCCACCCCGGGAATGCCAGCTTATCATATGTCTAAATTTGCTAATGTAGGACTAACAGAAGCAACAAATCACCAGTTACGGGCAATGAATTCCAATATAAAAATGTCTGTTTATTGCCCGGGCTTTATTCAAACAGATCTACACAATTGTGATGATAGAAGGCCACAACGATTTGCTATAGATCCCGATGAACCATATTATCAAAGCACTAGCTACATGCTGGGCCGAGAAAAGGCCAGGTATGTAATTGAAACAGGTATACCATCAGATTCTGTGGGATTAGCTGTATTTACAGCTATTGAAGAAGAACGGTTCTATATCCTTACCCATCCTCAATATAACAGCGTAATTGGCAAAAGGATTAAAGACATGCTAGAAGGAATAGAACCTGATCCATCTATGTTTATTAGATAA
- a CDS encoding DUF4097 family beta strand repeat-containing protein — MLNSYSNNKNGEEFKKTVEKIDILKTIDISGINFLDIKTVSTYINFIPTSEKQAKVHFYGEYGSNYPDLQLAKKKDRLNLEIKRFPEAKVDSEKKDSLNLDIYIPNHYNNNIEVKTVSGNVNFGDKNQEVTDDKITEKLELSSMNNENIRIKSISGNIRVYRFNGDTDISTVSGTVFLHYFLFDHNIKVKTTSGNTNISLPENSSFLLRKESVSGNIRSDFPIYLRKNDRFITGEYGHGENSIDINTVSGTTKIARNK, encoded by the coding sequence ATGTTAAATTCTTATTCTAATAATAAAAATGGTGAAGAATTTAAAAAAACTGTAGAAAAAATTGATATATTAAAAACAATTGATATTTCTGGTATAAATTTTCTTGACATTAAAACAGTTAGTACGTACATAAACTTTATTCCTACAAGTGAAAAACAGGCAAAAGTACATTTTTATGGAGAATATGGAAGCAACTACCCTGATTTGCAGTTAGCAAAGAAGAAAGATAGACTAAATCTTGAAATCAAACGTTTTCCAGAAGCGAAAGTTGATTCCGAAAAAAAGGATAGCTTAAATTTAGATATATATATACCAAATCACTATAATAACAATATAGAAGTTAAAACTGTATCAGGGAATGTGAATTTTGGAGATAAGAATCAAGAGGTTACTGATGACAAAATAACCGAAAAACTAGAACTCTCTTCTATGAATAATGAGAATATAAGAATAAAAAGTATTTCAGGAAATATAAGAGTATATAGATTTAATGGAGATACTGATATCTCTACAGTTTCGGGAACCGTATTCCTTCATTACTTTTTGTTTGATCATAATATTAAAGTAAAAACTACTTCTGGCAATACAAATATAAGTTTACCCGAAAATTCTTCATTTTTACTGCGGAAAGAATCTGTTTCAGGAAATATCAGGAGTGATTTCCCGATTTATCTAAGAAAAAATGACAGATTTATAACAGGTGAATATGGACATGGCGAGAATAGTATAGACATTAATACTGTTAGTGGTACAACAAAAATTGCTAGAAATAAATAA
- a CDS encoding radical SAM/SPASM domain-containing protein, which produces MQASKYNFFFDSPDNTDELIAYNARTNALAIMDTKEYEKYKNYVENGLQIDDTELYKTLEENGFILENALNEIDLIRYSLLKHRYSTKRFGFTLVPTLECDFECIYCYEQGVQHGYMSEDIQQSIINYIKQKLDHIRDLSIGWHGGEPLLALDVIENINKQAIELCNEKGKKFSSSLITNGYNLNRETVDKLNQLNISSIQITLDGPKDIHDKRRPARGGQPTFSKIVQNLCDCKDILPNVSVRVNVDKENVERIQEVLTVLKSHSLENTVSVYPGYVEPTNDCYDVDNILDSRYFAKIEYEFYKKLVEFGFAPNIRHRYPRRRSNVCCADNDSAIVVDPEGDVYKCWNDVGRKEYKIAHVTEEDPATVQTLFRYMMYDPTEDTECVECKFLPLCMGGCPRRRIDGITDRCISYKYELSNYIKEIAIDMYNQKVKSQQEEKVKKAKI; this is translated from the coding sequence GTGCAGGCTTCTAAATATAATTTTTTCTTTGATTCACCGGATAACACTGATGAACTGATTGCCTATAATGCCAGGACGAATGCCTTGGCAATTATGGACACAAAAGAATATGAAAAATATAAAAATTACGTAGAAAACGGTTTACAGATTGACGACACAGAATTATATAAAACATTAGAAGAGAACGGATTCATACTCGAAAATGCTCTTAATGAGATTGACTTAATCCGTTATTCATTATTAAAACATAGATATTCAACAAAAAGATTTGGATTTACTTTGGTACCTACATTAGAGTGTGATTTTGAATGCATTTATTGTTACGAACAGGGAGTTCAGCACGGGTATATGTCTGAAGACATTCAACAATCTATTATAAATTATATAAAACAAAAATTAGACCATATCCGCGACTTATCTATTGGATGGCATGGAGGGGAACCACTCTTAGCATTAGATGTAATAGAAAATATTAACAAGCAAGCTATAGAACTTTGTAATGAAAAAGGAAAAAAATTTAGCAGTTCTCTGATAACTAATGGTTATAATTTAAATAGAGAAACTGTGGATAAATTAAACCAACTAAATATCAGTTCTATACAAATTACACTGGATGGTCCGAAAGATATTCATGATAAACGGAGACCTGCTAGAGGTGGACAACCTACATTTTCCAAAATAGTTCAAAACTTGTGTGATTGTAAAGACATTCTACCAAATGTTTCTGTAAGAGTTAATGTAGATAAAGAAAATGTTGAAAGAATTCAAGAAGTGTTAACTGTATTAAAATCTCATAGTTTAGAAAATACTGTATCAGTTTATCCAGGTTATGTGGAGCCGACAAACGACTGTTATGACGTGGATAACATTTTGGATTCCCGCTATTTTGCCAAAATTGAATATGAATTTTACAAAAAACTAGTGGAATTTGGTTTTGCTCCCAATATAAGGCACAGATATCCCAGACGAAGATCAAATGTGTGTTGTGCAGATAACGATAGTGCAATAGTAGTTGATCCTGAAGGAGATGTTTATAAGTGCTGGAACGATGTTGGTAGAAAAGAGTATAAAATAGCACATGTTACTGAAGAAGATCCTGCAACAGTGCAAACACTTTTTAGATATATGATGTATGATCCTACAGAAGATACAGAATGTGTAGAGTGTAAATTTCTTCCCTTGTGCATGGGAGGTTGTCCAAGAAGAAGAATTGATGGAATAACAGATAGATGTATTTCTTATAAGTATGAACTCTCTAATTACATTAAAGAAATTGCTATTGATATGTATAATCAGAAAGTAAAATCACAACAAGAGGAAAAAGTTAAAAAAGCTAAAATTTGA
- a CDS encoding stalk domain-containing protein, with protein MKKLIYVLTVIAIIFYLVHIAREPPKQVDFKIDGQDLNITVNPIKPADEVLIPARFIFEPLGGELNWNGEKQITSISFEDKYIEFPIDSKEITVNNSKRKLADPIILQENRTYIPLEFAQEVLTAEARWNSATNTVVLDIPEKAFNRDFAEVKEKVQSYQKAREKSQDYTTDPKETAKEATNNKKNKQENSDPVKSEELIAHFIDVGQGDAIFIETPCDSHILVDAGQNWEGETVVTYLEELEINEIAKVVATHPHADHIGGLTDIYKNFEVDVTYDSGYEHDTQTYQEYYDLANKNSDFQIARTGDTLDLSCLEAEFIYPPEGKGEAEEVEVHDLNLILNINYGKQSILLTGDAEIPAEKEIIANHSELLPSDILKVGHHGSETSTSEDFLEIVDPEAAVIQVGEDNRYDHPHDEVLSRLEDNGAKIYRNDYHGNIVITIEDSNWEANVEPWN; from the coding sequence ATGAAAAAATTAATTTACGTTTTAACAGTTATAGCAATTATTTTTTATCTTGTTCATATAGCGAGAGAACCCCCTAAACAAGTAGATTTCAAAATAGATGGACAAGACTTAAATATAACAGTTAATCCAATTAAACCAGCTGACGAAGTCTTGATTCCAGCAAGATTTATATTTGAACCCCTTGGTGGAGAATTGAATTGGAATGGCGAAAAACAAATTACTTCAATTTCTTTTGAAGACAAATACATAGAGTTTCCCATCGATAGTAAAGAAATCACTGTAAACAATTCTAAAAGAAAACTGGCAGATCCAATAATATTACAAGAAAACAGGACCTACATTCCTTTGGAGTTTGCCCAGGAAGTGCTCACAGCTGAAGCCAGGTGGAACAGTGCTACAAATACAGTAGTTTTGGATATACCAGAAAAAGCATTTAACCGTGACTTTGCAGAAGTCAAAGAAAAGGTACAATCATACCAAAAGGCACGGGAAAAAAGCCAGGATTATACTACCGATCCAAAGGAAACTGCAAAAGAAGCTACAAATAACAAGAAAAATAAACAAGAAAATTCTGATCCTGTTAAATCTGAAGAACTAATTGCACATTTTATAGACGTGGGACAAGGAGATGCGATTTTTATTGAAACTCCTTGTGACAGCCATATATTAGTTGATGCCGGTCAAAACTGGGAAGGGGAAACTGTAGTCACCTATCTTGAAGAATTAGAGATTAATGAAATAGCCAAAGTAGTTGCAACTCATCCTCACGCCGATCACATAGGAGGATTAACTGATATATACAAAAACTTTGAAGTTGATGTGACTTATGACAGTGGATACGAACATGACACCCAAACTTATCAAGAATACTATGACCTGGCCAACAAAAATTCGGACTTTCAGATAGCTAGAACAGGGGATACTCTAGATTTAAGTTGTCTAGAAGCAGAGTTCATTTATCCGCCCGAGGGGAAAGGAGAGGCAGAGGAAGTGGAAGTTCATGATCTAAACCTAATTCTAAATATCAACTACGGTAAGCAATCTATCTTACTAACCGGTGATGCAGAAATCCCTGCAGAAAAAGAAATAATCGCTAATCACTCAGAATTATTACCAAGTGATATTTTAAAGGTTGGACACCATGGTTCAGAGACCAGTACCAGTGAAGATTTCTTAGAAATAGTAGATCCAGAAGCTGCTGTGATTCAAGTAGGAGAAGATAATAGATACGATCACCCCCATGATGAAGTCCTAAGTCGTCTTGAAGATAATGGTGCCAAAATTTATAGAAATGATTATCACGGAAATATAGTAATCACCATCGAAGACAGTAATTGGGAAGCCAATGTTGAGCCATGGAATTAG
- a CDS encoding ABC transporter transmembrane domain-containing protein, with translation MKIVKLAQEHLLKYKISLFVFAMMSLITWVVSIVLPYLTGYYVDILNQGPTRQEIKYFTLIILAVGLFNIIASFVKNYLHRTIQTKSMIDLNFYVLKHLVKLPVRYFEDKDSAYLNQRINNDSKEVINFVLDNFVSIIKNFLTVTVLIYISLTINVRLTLILLPLIPLYLGLYYLFRKPLYNKNYELKEKQNKFFSVMNQFLQKTKLIKLTATFREAHNQLEQSFKTMLLTFIKYTKLSLLFSNSDSFTKVLARVVVFFFGGLEIMNGNLTIGEFTIINSYFSMIKNGVSYFLGLGSSYQKALVAYDRLMGVLYQPKETIGEVKIDNINTIQLNDVSFSFDNSNYVIETLNYKFEKGKIYCILGDNGTGKSTLINIVLGLYNDYYDGQIYYNSNELRNLDMYYVRRKIVGVSEQEPMLMNNLLINNMTFGIENYNYQDLKILLENLNFDPNKFKEGLRTNIEEGSKNISGGEKLKISLIRTLLKDPELLVLDEPTSALDFQSIEKLKELLIQTKHNRITIVITHNKDFVDVADEIIDLNVSRVNNVS, from the coding sequence ATGAAAATTGTAAAATTAGCTCAAGAACACTTATTAAAATATAAAATTTCGTTGTTTGTTTTCGCTATGATGAGTCTTATCACATGGGTTGTTTCTATTGTTTTACCTTATTTAACAGGTTATTACGTAGATATATTAAATCAAGGACCTACAAGACAGGAAATCAAATATTTTACACTAATCATATTAGCAGTAGGTCTCTTTAATATCATAGCATCTTTTGTTAAAAATTATTTGCATAGAACCATCCAAACAAAATCTATGATTGATTTAAATTTTTACGTATTAAAACATTTAGTGAAATTACCTGTAAGATATTTTGAAGATAAAGATAGTGCGTATTTAAATCAAAGGATCAATAATGATAGTAAAGAAGTAATTAATTTCGTTTTAGATAATTTTGTAAGCATTATTAAGAATTTTTTGACTGTAACTGTTTTAATTTATATTTCTCTGACTATTAATGTAAGATTAACTTTGATACTATTGCCACTTATTCCATTATATCTTGGTTTATATTATTTATTTCGAAAACCTTTATATAATAAAAATTACGAATTGAAGGAAAAACAGAATAAATTTTTTTCTGTAATGAATCAATTTCTACAAAAAACTAAATTAATTAAATTGACAGCTACTTTTAGAGAAGCACATAATCAACTTGAACAAAGTTTTAAAACGATGCTTTTGACATTTATTAAATACACGAAATTATCTTTGCTTTTTTCAAATAGTGATTCATTTACTAAAGTTTTGGCACGAGTGGTAGTTTTCTTTTTTGGTGGTCTGGAAATAATGAATGGAAACTTAACAATTGGAGAGTTTACAATTATTAATAGTTATTTTTCTATGATTAAAAATGGAGTTAGTTATTTTCTAGGATTAGGAAGTTCTTATCAAAAAGCTTTGGTTGCCTATGATAGGCTTATGGGTGTTCTATATCAACCAAAGGAAACTATTGGAGAAGTAAAGATTGATAATATTAACACAATTCAATTGAATGATGTTTCTTTTTCTTTTGATAATTCAAACTATGTAATTGAAACTTTGAATTATAAATTCGAAAAAGGGAAAATTTATTGTATTCTAGGAGATAATGGAACAGGGAAAAGTACTCTTATAAATATAGTTTTGGGATTGTACAATGATTATTATGATGGTCAAATCTATTATAATTCTAATGAATTAAGAAATTTAGATATGTACTATGTTCGTCGAAAAATCGTTGGAGTCAGTGAACAAGAACCCATGTTAATGAATAACTTGCTTATAAATAATATGACTTTTGGTATAGAGAATTATAACTACCAAGATTTAAAAATTTTATTAGAAAATTTAAATTTTGATCCTAATAAATTTAAAGAGGGTTTGCGAACAAATATTGAGGAAGGTTCAAAGAATATATCGGGCGGGGAAAAACTAAAAATATCATTAATTCGAACTCTATTAAAGGATCCGGAGTTACTAGTGCTTGATGAACCAACTTCTGCTTTAGATTTTCAAAGTATTGAAAAATTGAAAGAGCTATTAATCCAAACAAAGCATAACAGGATAACTATAGTGATAACACACAATAAAGATTTTGTTGATGTTGCTGATGAAATAATTGATCTTAATGTTTCACGGGTAAACAATGTGAGTTAA
- a CDS encoding sulfurtransferase TusA family protein has product MAEKDVKTVDARGFSCPQPVINTKKALSEEFDELQVLVDNNIAKENVSRFVNSKGFDVSVEQDGEEFVLKISKS; this is encoded by the coding sequence ATGGCTGAGAAAGATGTGAAAACAGTAGATGCTAGAGGGTTTTCTTGTCCCCAGCCCGTGATTAATACTAAAAAAGCTCTTTCAGAAGAATTTGATGAGCTGCAGGTTCTTGTAGACAATAATATCGCCAAAGAAAATGTTTCTAGATTTGTTAATTCCAAAGGGTTTGATGTTAGTGTGGAACAAGATGGTGAAGAGTTTGTATTAAAGATTTCTAAGTCGTAA